From the Lathyrus oleraceus cultivar Zhongwan6 chromosome 4, CAAS_Psat_ZW6_1.0, whole genome shotgun sequence genome, one window contains:
- the LOC127137589 gene encoding U11/U12 small nuclear ribonucleoprotein 31 kDa protein, giving the protein MSSKKKHKRKHSDNDEDDDVFYYRYCASSSTPNTTTGTTSSNQPQSKPNNKGSSIGGTGEPLAPSKSTLYVSNLDYSLTNSDLHTLFSTFGRIARVTVLKDRHTRLSRGVAFVQFVSRNDAQRAVAEMNKKILNGRTLTASIAADNGRAPEFIRKRVYNTETALCYECGGHGHLSYECPKNQLGPRPRPQPKKPRRGFSGLRDRDGEEEGDEEEEEGGQIAAEQFDDNWAFVVDDEAGERLLGRNRNDDEGLDNNKTKKKGKKAGYFSDESDHDDDD; this is encoded by the coding sequence ATGTCAAGCAAGAAGAAACACAAACGAAAACACAGCGACAACGATGAAGACGACGACGTTTTCTACTACCGCTACTGCGCTTCGTCCTCAACCCCCAACACCACCACCGGCACCACATCCAGTAATCAACCCCAATCAAAACCGAACAACAAAGGATCATCAATAGGAGGAACAGGTGAACCCTTAGCACCATCAAAATCGACGCTATACGTTTCTAATCTAGATTACTCCCTAACAAACTCCGATCTCCATACGCTCTTCTCTACTTTCGGCCGCATCGCGCGTGTAACCGTTCTCAAAGACCGTCACACGCGCCTAAGCCGCGGTGTCGCGTTTGTCCAATTCGTTTCTCGTAATGACGCCCAACGCGCCGTGGCGGAGATGAATAAGAAGATTCTCAATGGAAGGACTCTAACTGCTTCTATTGCTGCTGATAATGGACGTGCTCCGGAGTTTATTCGGAAGCGCGTGTACAATACTGAGACTGCTTTGTGTTATGAGTGTGGGGGGCATGGTCATTTGTCGTATGAGTGTCCTAAGAATCAGTTGGGGCCGAGGCCGCGGCCTCAGCCTAAGAAGCCGCGACGGGGATTTAGTGGGCTGAGGGATAGGGATGGGGAGGAGGAAGGTgatgaggaggaggaggagggtGGTCAGATTGCTGCGGAGCAGTTTGACGATAATTGGGCTTTTGTTGTGGATGATGAAGCGGGTGAAAGGTTGCTGGGGAGAAACAGAAATGATGATGAGGGTTTGGACAACAACAAGACgaagaagaaagggaagaaaGCTGGGTATTTCAGTGATGAGAgtgatcatgatgatgatgattga